A region of Rhinoraja longicauda isolate Sanriku21f chromosome 1, sRhiLon1.1, whole genome shotgun sequence DNA encodes the following proteins:
- the LOC144595720 gene encoding uncharacterized protein LOC144595720, with translation MGTIAGDVDAQTVPGLVVGGEDPGGSSCTNSQQKPVSPDHQMVPGSCPESNVAVTTPTPFAPGQAENDGCRGVEAQISATIATTDSRDSTGLVPSQLAKAPEIQVESGAGGQQIKCVGAGQLETDSQWTSYLDKEPKASNGQWTKCVDTGPPGTDGQWTKDMDIGPLGADSHQITGGYTKPPPGFDGQWTMCMDSEPAGTDGQWTKCVDTEPPGNEGHWTKDMDKKPVETDGQLMKDLDTGPPVTDGQQSKGVDLGPSGNGGQWTKGVDARSLGSDGQLTKSVDTGSPGTNAQQTTGVGTGPNRNDGHWTKGVDTKPPGADGQQPKGMDARPSGADNHCSKATDAPPSGIDGQQAKKVDTEPPGTDGQWTKGMDTESPGSDGQQAKGVNTGSPGSISQQTKGTDIGPPGTDNNLAIVGNRGFTIPHGQQAKTLDVRVSGAEGKWIMDGESGSSGTDGHRTMGLDAVPFGANNVENRSQDRAGNGKDSEPDQEIGLDLHLQKASQIQKPEQGVIERGVVEDVGSKNDTAVKDALPANGSGKITEAESKAESCEQQLGSGKKGDDVTKTSPDSPEEVHGLQIASKGNEPSIHNSSSEQQPPQQPLGTEPNQKGKCQQNESRFKDAETMTTQSPGSSFASNWGKSCRDAEVQAVLQSFQCKSTATSPKSPVPGLAGSLLSHCQGAVIACSESSSSKLYAASNHMVCISDAQQGSEQLKITCTFTEGSEQSSFTCELGEQTPGVESHGGNKQKKQESLKGPDYHQVTMACHKSIGLPITEVPEPGQEQSVAVINQSKPIGTGPYEHLQLKAEADYSNTTSKMNQGPKRPKNACIDGGNSEQSYINNSLRQKPSHLTTPYCVAQASVHHSDAACSSNKYNESQTILHKTSQLSVGADVNVEVLPHGSSKEFEQSKKILSRPSGQPRDIHNESDELQIGSDYSKPTKSSNFTEDIQKVCGPSPIVDVADKDCRSLKMDGDRITSSVQSQDVLREHVQSKHHDLKKGSKQSKDGINKISIHPQATCDAGAESSQSQNPYNISEETNDPDTAQNTRRASHLSKDTHGINQRLDQSQAACDVKKETSQLKTDLKKGKESGQLISSSDNCKGLARSKAGDVAKKQSVPSKNTQRASKQSDRCKSGKAKETIDVQVEQEQVATDAAKETMQAKNVCDVIWDEQGMTWEVYGASVDPESLGFAIQCHLQRQIVEYEKQIMGNNQSQRSVSVDATPGSNKPHKRRQQNIFRTVLQNMRSPQCCVRPEPSSVID, from the coding sequence ATGGGGACAATAGCAGGAGATGTGGATGCACAGACAGTGCCAGGACTGGTGGTGGGTGGTGAAGACCCTGGAGGAAGTTCCTGCACCAACAGTCAACAGAAACCAGTATCTCCAGACCATCAGATGGTGCCGGGTTCATGCCCTGAGTCAAACGTGGCCGTCACCACTCCTACTCCCTTTGCACCCGGCCAAGCTGAGAACGATGGGTGCAGAGGAGTGGAAGCACAGATCAGTGCAACGATTGCGACGACCGACAGCAGGGACAGCACAGGCTTGGTTCCAAGCCAGTTAGCAAAAGCCCCAGAAATACAGGTGGAAAGTGGGGCAGGTGGCCAGCAGATCAAGTGTGTGGGTGCAGGTCAACTTGAGACTGATAGTCAATGGACCAGCTATTTGGACAAAGAACCTAAGGCATCAAATGGTCAATGGACCAAGTGTGTGGACACTGGACCTCCTGGGACTGATGGCCAATGGACCAAGGATATGGACATAGGACCACTTGGGGCTGATAGTCATCAGATTACAGGTGGATACACAAAACCTCCTCCTGGGTTTGATGGCCAATGGACCATGTGTATGGACTCAGAACCTGCTGGGACTGATGGTCAATGGACCAAATGTGTGGACACAGAACCTCCTGGGAATGAAGGTCACTGGACCAAGGATATGGACAAAAAACCTGTTGAGACAGATGGTCAGTTGATGAAGGATTTGGACACAGGGCCCCCTGTGACTGATGGTCAACAGTCCAAGGGTGTGGACTTGGGACCATCTGGGAATGGTGGTCAGTGGACCAAGGGTGTAGATGCAAGATCTCTTGGTTCTGATGGTCAGTTGACCAAGTCCGTGGATACGGGGTCTCCTGGAACTAACGCTCAACAGACCACAGGTGTGGGCACAGGACCTAATAGGAATGATGGTCATTGGACCAAGGGTGTAGACACTAAACCTCCTGGGGCTGATGGCCAACAGCCGAAGGGTATGGACGCAAGACCTTCTGGGGCTGATAATCATTGCAGCAAGGCTACAGATGCCCCACCCTCTGGGATAGATGGTCAACAGGCCAAGAAAGTGGACACAGAACCTCCTGGGACTGATGGTCAGTGGACAAAAGGTATGGATACAGAATCTCCTGGGTCTGATGGTCAACAGGCCAAGGGTGTGAACACAGGATCTCCTGGGTCGATTAGTCAACAAACGAAAGGTACGGACATAGGACCTCCTGGGACTGATAATAATTTGGCCATTGTTGGAAATAGAGGATTTACCATACCTCATGGTCAGCAAGCAAAAACTTTGGACGTACGAGTTTCTGGAGCTGAGGGTAAATGGATCATGGATGGGGAATCCGGATCTTCTGGGACTGATGGTCATCGGACAATGGGTTTGGATGCAGTACCTTTTGGAGCAAATAATGTGGAGAACCGCAGTCAAGATCGAGCAGGAAACGGGAAGGATTCGGAACCTGATCAAGAGATAGGACTGGACTTGCACCTCCAGAAGGCTTCCCAGATCCAAAAACCTGAACAGGGTGTAATTGAAAGAGGAGTGGTAGAGGACGTTGGCAGTAAGAATGACACAGCAGTAAAGGATGCTTTACCTGCCAATGGAAGTGGAAAAATCACTGAGGCTGAATCTAAAGCTGAAAGCTGTGAGCAGCAACTGGGATCTGGAAAGAAGGGAGATGACGTTACCAAAACAAGCCCAGATTCACCTGAAGAAGTTCATGGACTACAGATTGCATCAAAGGGAAATGAACCATCCATCCACAACAGCAGCTCAGAACAGCAGCCACCCCAGCAACCATTGGGTACCGAGCCAAACCAAAAGGGAAAATGCCAACAAAATGAGTCCAGATTTAAGGATGCAGAGACAATGACGACCCAGTCTCCAGGCAGCTCCTTTGCTTCCAACTGGGGTAAGTCCTGCCGGGATGCTGAAGTCCAGGCAGTTCTGCAGAGCTTTCAGTGTAAGTCAACTGCAACCAGTCCCAAGAGCCCAGTGCCTGGATTGGCAGGGAGTTTACTGAGTCATTGCCAGGGTGCTGTGATAGCCTGCTCAGAGAGCAGTTCCTCCAAACTCTACGCGGCCAGTAATCACATGGTGTGCATCAGTGATGCTCAACAGGGCTCGGAACAACTGAAGATCACTTGCACGTTTACAGAGGGCTCAGAGCAGTCGAGTTTCACTTGCGAACTTGGTGAGCAGACACCAGGAGTTGAATCACATGGAGGCAACAAGCAAAAGAAGCAGGAATCCCTGAAAGGACCAGATTATCATcaggtaacaatggcctgtcACAAGAGCATTGGGCTGCCTATTACTGAAGTTCCAGAACCTGGACAGGAGCAATCTGTTGCTGTCATTAATCAATCAAAACCCATTGGAACTGGACCATATGAACACTTGCAGCTCAAAGCAGAAGCTGACTATTCAAATACCACGTCAAAGATGAACCAAGGACCCAAGCGGCCAAAGAATGCTTGTATTGATGGTGGGAATTCCGaacaatcctacataaataatagCTTACGACAAAAGCCTTCCCACCTCACCACGCCATATTGTGTTGCCCAGGCATCTGTGCACCACAGTGATGCTGCTTGCTCCAGTAACAAATACAATGAATCGCAAACCATTCTCCACAAAACAAGCCAATTAAGCGTTGGTGCTGATGTCAATGTAGAAGTTCTACCACACGGAAGCAGTAAAGAATTTGAGCAATCAAAAAAAATACTAAGCAGGCCATCTGGCCAACCAAGGGACATCCATAATGAGTCTGATGAATTGCAAATAGGCTCAGACTATAGCAAGCCAACCAAATCCTCAAACTTTACTGAAGACATTCAGAAGGTATGTGGTCCATCACCCATTGTTGATGTAGCTGATAAGGATTGTAGATCATTAAAAATGGATGGTGACAGGATTACTAGTTCTGTCCAATCACAAGATGTACTAAGAGAGCATGTTCAGTCAAAACACCATGACCTCAAAAAAGGAAGCAAGCAATCTAAAGATGGTATCAACAAAATATCCATCCATCCACAAGCTACATGTGATGCTGGTGCAGAATCTAGTCAATCACAGAATCCTTACAATATCTCAGAGGAAACTAATGATCCAGACACTGCCCAGAACACAAGGAGAGCATCTCACCTATCAAAAGATACACACGGTATCAACCAGAGATTGGACCAGTCACAAGCTGCTTGCGATGTCAAGAAAGAAACAAGCCAATTAAAGACTGATTTGAAAAAAGGCAAAGAATCTGGCCAGCTAATATCTTCGTCCGACAACTGTAAGGGACTAGCCCGATCGAAAGCAGGCGATGTTGCAAAGAAGCAATCTGTGCCATCAAAGAATACTCAGCGTGCCAGCAAGCAATCTGACCGTTGTAAGAGTGGGAAAGCAAAAGAGACGATCGATGTGCAAGTTGAACAAGAGCAGGTGGCCACTGACGCAGCTAAAGAGaccatgcaagcaaagaatgtctGTGACGTGATCTGGGATGAGCAAGGAATGACCTGGGAGGTGTACGGAGCTTCCGTTGACCCTGAATCATTGGGATTTGCCATCCAGTGCCATTTACAGAGACAGATCGTTGAGTACGAGAAGCAAATCATGGGAAACAACCAGAGCCAAAGGTCAGTGTCTGTAGACGCGACCCCTGGGAGCAATAAACCTCATAAACGGAGGCAGCAAAATATATTCAGGACAGTTCTACAGAACATGAGGTCTCCACAATGCTGTGTTCGGCCAGAACCTTCATCTGTGATTGACTGA